Genomic segment of Hydra vulgaris chromosome 11, alternate assembly HydraT2T_AEP:
GGTGATGGCAAGACAATTGCTCAACCCGAATATTGCttttagacttaaaaaaatattttacgtgTGTTCACTATCAgcctattaataaaatttttcaaaaatgtgatATGACTTGGTACTGTTATCGTGCGCCTTTCCTCAATGACAGCGTTCGATCATGTCATGGGCATTTTACGGGGTTAATATTAGCCGTGTTTGCGATGGTATCTGTAATAACTAGTTTGGTTTCAGTCCAGTATTTCTTGGATTTGTTAGTGTTAACAGGCATGTTCTGAAATTTAGTACCTTTCTTATATTTCTGGTTACTTGGTTATCTAATGCAATAAGTCTAATATTGTCTtccaaaattgttttactatCTGAGGCCAGATTGAGCAATTGTTCCTTATTTCGTTACTACCATCGTATTTTTTTGCACTGATGATTTAATATTAGTATATCTAATTCAGCTAATTTGCTAGTTACCTTAGAACAGTGGTTCCCAACCTTTTCTAACCCGTTCCCCAAATTATATATCATAAGATCTCCATGGACccctttacttttaaaaattattacaaggcgaacattttaatattgtaatttttattcatcaggacaacattttattcaaggtattttttaatagaatagaCTATCTATGacccaaaaatattttatcttagtTAATATATGATACAAAAACTGGTCAATGTGAATTCTGGCACTGCTTACCAGCAATTAATATCTGAAAATCTGGTTTAGTTTTTGATAGAGCACATCTAATATCTGCATCAATTTCaagtctatttctttttttggtttttatagaTAACATGGCTGAAAACCCTGCTTCACACAAATATGATGTTGAAAAAGGAATAAGGGCTTTAAGTGCAATTGCTGAACACAATGGATATGAATTCCTCATTTTCAACCAGAAGTTATTTAATGGTGTTATTTTGAAGTGATCCTTAGCAGtggtatcattttttaactttataaattcttCTTGTGCTTCCTCATTCACATTTTTCACATCACAAGAAAATGGTGATATAATTACTTCACTGCTCAAAAGGTTCACATCTGGAAAATAGTTACCAAATTCATTAATCAAATTATCTAGGAGACAAAGTATTTCTATCTTTAAAACTTCGGGAAGCATGTTATTTCCAATTAcgctatttaaattttgaaacattatCAAATTTCCATTATTGATTCTAGTCTTATACAGCTTGAGCTTTTCAATAAATGCCTTCAGTTTATCCGAGTGTGTAATGACATTAGCATTTTTGCCTTGAAGTTGCaaatttaacttgttaaaatgaCCCACAATGTCCACAAAATAAGCAGCTGTTATTTcaaaattgtcaaattcaaaatattctaCCAGTCCACTTTtcatttgacataaaaattctttcacTTCGTTTCTAAGCTTGAAAAGTCTTTCCAAAAATTTTCCAGCAGAAAGCCATTGCACTTAAGTATAAAGCAATAACTTATAGTGTTCAGCATCTAGGTCacaacaaaattttgtaaaaagtcgAGTGTTAAAAGCAgaagattttatatttactaatatttatatttgattcaCTAATTTGACCAATTGATTAAATACAGTTTTCAAACTACCTGGCAATATTTTGGTTGCCAAAGCTTGTCTATGAATAAAACAGTGTACACCACCCACTACATTTGGAGCAATCTCTTTTATCCTAGTCTTCAATCCAGACTTACAACCCATCATGGCAGGAGCTCCATCAGTAGTAATTCctaacaaatatttacattgtaatttattgtcattgaaaaactatttcatAATTTCCATAAAATCAGctgcttttgttgttgtttcaagGAAAGAAGAGAACAAAAATTCttctttgaatttattattgtgAATATACCtacaaaatacaattaattGTGCCATTGAACTTACATCTGTGGACTCATCCAACTGAATAGAAAAATATGGTGAatctttaatttcattaataacattttctttaatatttgatGAAATGTCAGTTATCCTTCGTTTGACTGTAGTATTTGATAAAGGTATATTATCTATATAAGATCTATATAAagtatatctatataatatctatataaaggtatattatctatattatcTATAAAAGGTATACTATCTATAATAATCTAACGATTTCTTTTGCACATGGAAGTATAACTTTTTCAGCCAATGTGTGAGCTTTTTTCTTCTGTGCTATTACATATGGAACCTTATAAGATGCATCTACTATATTCTGTTGACTTTGGTGAATAATCCCAGTTTTATCCAACTTACACCTCTTCAGtgattcaaattttcttttgaaaaaatcagaatCTTTTGTTCGAAGATCAGGATGGCACTTATTCAAGTGAATAGCAAGCTTTGAGGGTTTTATAGAGTCATTTCCTAGtactttataacaaataacacaCTGTGGGTAGCAAATGGTTTCTTTTAGCATGTAGGTAAAACCATATTTCATATACTCATCTGAATATgacctttttttacttttagacatctaaagaatttaacaaataatgtaaaataatgtaatatattgACTCGAGATTTGTATAATTCATTTGAGAGAAGTATATTCTCGACTATTCAaagaaaataatacaaattactTTCTTTCAAACCAATTAGTtaggaaaaatatatttaccataagataagatataattttatatagcatttaaaatttacggatgtaagaataatataaagtatttattgttTCAGAGTGGTCCGCAAGTCATTGACGGTTAACGTCGAATTGGCTTACACAGATTTTGTGCAACATATGTTGCCTAGCATGAATTACATTTTGaatttaagaattatttttttctttaagacagagaaaaatattaaaattagaattcaataactcaaatttattttgaatttacgTATACCTTGTGGTCCGTTTCAAAAGTTCATATGGACCCCCAGGGGTCCATGGACCACCGGTTGGGAACCACTGCCTTAGAAAGACTTGTTCATTGCTCTAGCAGTGGTTCGATGTTTTACATGCTTTGACATAAATCAAAATCTTGCTTAAAAAGTCGCGTTGttttacaaaagtaattaaCATTCACTTAAAGAGGGTGTTTCCCTAGGGTACGCTTGGGAATAAGAAAACTTTCCTtggttttttgttataaaaaaaaattgatatctaCTTTTGACGGATGTTAAAGATTTCTAAGACTtctaatcaaatcaaatcaaaatatattcaCTTTAATAATAGCTGCATATATACACAATCGTGCGGGACATTTACAAACAGTTATAAACTGATGACCTATGATGGTATAAATTAtagcataataataataatgataataataagtaataataaaaaataatagtaataaatagtaataataatattaaatgcagtaatataaaaaagtataatctatatatattactatatatagatatatattttactatatatttatctaCATATATAGTAATGATaaccattaataaatattgcaaaataaaaagtatcaaaatcataataatatcaataacaaaaaatataacaggTAGAAAGAAGGAAGAAAATGGAGAGAAGTTTAACGACTTGGAAAGAAGTCAAAGAAGGAGAAGTACTATGAGAGTTTTGTTATGTACCAGAATTTTTTAagcatagttttttataagGGAATAGAAATATTGAATATGcattaaagtataataaaaagaagtaaaaaaaaaaggaacctACTCTATATACGTAAAGAACCTACTCTTTATACGTAAGTCTATATCTCTGATATTATTACATTGTTGTTAATAGATATTTTATACATTAACTAAAACAATACAGTTTCGTAAAGCGGCAgctacatttaaaatattaaaattatgtaagtTGTTAGGAGATGTTAAGCTGATAATACCCGGCTACAACGAGACCCGAataatttgaactttt
This window contains:
- the LOC136087093 gene encoding SCAN domain-containing protein 3-like; this translates as MLYKIISYLMMSKSKKRSYSDEYMKYGFTYMLKETICYPQCVICYKVLGNDSIKPSKLAIHLNKCHPDLRTKDSDFFKRKFESLKRCKLDKTGIIHQSQQNIVDASYKVPYVIAQKKKAHTLAEKVILPCAKEIILYRYTLYRSYIDNIPLSNTTVKRRITDISSNIKENVINEIKDSPYFSIQLDESTDFFNDNKLQCKYLLGITTDGAPAMMGCKSGLKTRIKEIAPNVVGGVHCFIHRQALATKILPVQWLSAGKFLERLFKLRNEVKEFLCQMKSGLVEYFEFDNFEITAAYFVDIVGHFNKLNLQLQGKNANVITHSDKLKAFIEKLKLYKTRINNGNLIMFQNLNSVIGNNMLPEVLKIEILCLLDNLINEFGNYFPDVNLLSSEVIISPFSCDVKNVNEEAQEEFIKLKNDTTAKDHFKITPLNNFWLKMRNSYPLCSAIALKALIPFSTSYLCEAGFSAMLSIKTKKRNRLEIDADIRCALSKTKPDFQILIAGKQCQNSH